In Centropristis striata isolate RG_2023a ecotype Rhode Island chromosome 5, C.striata_1.0, whole genome shotgun sequence, a single genomic region encodes these proteins:
- the LOC131972146 gene encoding dysbindin-like has translation MSSTGSTNHNKRLASETDNSQRVLDNESAQHLKLRERQRFFEEVYQHDVDNYLPSAHLQVDCRKPPMGSISSMEVNVDVLEQMDLMDISDQEALDVFLNSGSGSDDGPLASPLPEAEEEEEDEEDEDAEVVYRERAPLKRQDEVHRSSKSRMSSTSSGSSDTSGGGVDTPVIQSDDEEVHADTLLLTSVPHARDEETEEEDEEERCLATKSQ, from the exons CGGAGACAGACAACTCTCAGCGGGTGTTAGACAACGAGTCTGCCCAGCACCTGAAGCTGAGGGAGAGACAGCGCTTTTTTGAAGAGGTTTACCAGCATGATGTGGACAACTACCTGCCCTCGGCTCACCTGCAGGTCGACTGCAGGAAAC CCCCTATGGGAAGCATCTCTTCTATGGAGGTGAACGTGGACGTCCTGGAGCAGATGGACCTGATGGACATCTCGGACCAGGAGGCCCTCGATGTGTTCCTGAactcaggatcaggatcagatGACGGACCACTAGCATCTCCTCTACCAG AggctgaggaggaagaagaggacgaggaggatGAAGATGCAGAGGTTGTGTATAGGGAACGGGCGCCTTTAAAACGGCAAGACGAAGTTCACCGCAGTTCAAAGTCTCGCATGTCCTCAACATCATCTGGCTCCAGCGACACCAGCGGGGGAGGAGTCGACACACCTGTGATCCAGTCGGATGATGAAGAAGTTCACGCCGACACTCTGCTGCTGACCTCTGTCCCTCACGCCAGGGacgaagaaacagaagaagaagacgaggaGGAAAGATGCCTTGCAACTAAATCTCAATAA